A genomic segment from Diospyros lotus cultivar Yz01 chromosome 5, ASM1463336v1, whole genome shotgun sequence encodes:
- the LOC127801519 gene encoding uncharacterized protein LOC127801519, which yields MEKPLPRKFKMPQINPYSGRDDPYDHVQNYESLMMLHGWDDEIMCRAFPLTLTGHARAWFNGLPKASISSFGQLKTESIKAFIINSQRKKDATYLLSIRQGNKETLRYYVDRFRNATLEIWTRLTPLQESLSLDPPKSLANLFVRANRYILHTEMMRTVGGSEDGERKRKERDIEEGSNQRKERIRRSDTVGPQFHHYTRLNQPRSTILVVVEGSGLLQLPKKADRPMGRNQEEYCRYHRTRGHSTDQCRELKNQIEALIREGHLQRYVRTEGRNDRDRQRREERPEGQDRRNLRQNEGIRDDRMVAPPDNEPTHQAIHVISGGETLAGNTSSSRKAYARQAYQVNSVMEVREDEEPIMFTPADRGDIILPHDDPMVISTVIAKHPISRILVDSGSSVNLIDWNCFEQMHIFQDRLKKVSSPLYSFTGKVVSMAGSVQLPVTLGADPQSVTRKANFMVVKALSAAYNMILGRPLLNDMRAVVSSCYLLMKFPTLSGVGQVRGDQRKARDKELPKDYYGLKRP from the exons ATGGAGAAACCTTTGCCGAGGaagttcaagatgcctcaaataaatccttattcaGGAAGGGACGACCCTTACGATCACGTGCAAAACTATGAATCTTTAATGATGCTTCATGGATGGGACGACGAGATAATGTGCAGGGCATTTCCTTTAACCCTAACTGGGCATGCTCGAGCCTGGTTTAACGGCTTACCCAAGGCatctatctcttcattcgggCAGCTAAAAACAGAATCTATCAAAGCGTTTATTATTAATAgtcagagaaagaaagatgcgACATATCTGCTTAGCATTCGACAAGGGAATAAAGAGACCCTACGATACTACGTGGACAGATTTCGAAATGCCACACTTGAGATCT GGACACGACTAACCCCtttacaagaatcattatcccTGGACCCTCCGAAATCTCTGGCAAACCTGTTCGTTAGGGCTAACAGGTACATACTCCATACGGAGATGATGAGAACGGTAGGGGGAAGTGAAGacggagagagaaagaggaaagaacGAGATATTGAAGAAGGATCAAACCAGCGAAAAGAACGGATCAGGAGGTCTGATACAGTGGGGCCACAATTCCATCATTACACTAGGCTCAATCAACCCCGATCAACTATATTGGTGGTAGTAGAGGGGTCTGGTCTCCTCCAGCTTCCGAAAAAGGCAGATCGCCCTATGGggagaaatcaagaagagtaCTGCAGGTATCACCGAACTCGGGGACACTCTACTGATCAGTGTAGGGAGCTAAAAAATCAGATCGAAGCACTTATTCGTGAGGgacacttgcaaagatatgtaAGGACTGAAGGAAGAAATGACAGAGACCGTCAAAGGAGGGAAGAAAGACCCGAAGGTCAAGATAGACGAAATTTACGGCAAAATGAAGGGATAAGGGATGACAGAATGGTGGCCCCCCCTGACAATGAGCCAACTCATCAAGCCATTCATGTTATCTCTGGGGGCGAGACTTTAGCTGgaaatacttcttcttctcgaaaGGCCTATGCCCGTCAGGCCTACCAAGTCAATTCCGTGATGGAGGTAAGAGAGGACGAGGAGCCAATCATGTTCACCCCTGCTGatagaggtgatataatactcccacatGACGATCCAATGGTAATTTCTACAGTTATCGCCaaacaccccatcagtagaattttggtgGATAGCGGCAGCTCTGTTAATCTAATCGATTGGAATTGTTTCGAACAAATGCACATATTCCAAGACCGATTGAAAAAAGTGTCCTCTCCCCTGTACAGCTTCACTGGAAAAGTTGTCTCGATGGCAGGATCTGTTCAACTACCTGTCACATTGGGCGCCGACCCTCAAAGTGTGACTCGAAAGGCCAATTTCATGGTGGTCAAAGCCCTTTCCGCagcatacaacatgattttAGGCCGACCGCTCCTCAATGATATGAGGGCTGTAGTGTCCTCTTGTTACTTATTAATGAAATTCCCCACGCTCTCAGGAGTAGGGCAAGTTCGTGGAGATCAGAGGAAGGCAAG GGACAAGGAATTGCCAAAGGACTACTACGGGCTGAAACGCCCATAG